One Corvus moneduloides isolate bCorMon1 chromosome Z, bCorMon1.pri, whole genome shotgun sequence genomic window carries:
- the LOC116438484 gene encoding M-phase inducer phosphatase 2-like, whose amino-acid sequence MPAFGRALKDRKLLRQRMHSLPPWQRDGSRVLKDISQLQERRDRARRRRREPEDEEGFVAKKLQRPGQWSHGTARREPLAKSPWAASELLSPQLLPWQNDATVPQEKESLVTTPVMRKEEAKLRPGKRSQCRQLSRSPSEPGSVPRPVLKRGQLSDSDSPVEAKRQRRVAGSPGQEASVEPGAWLEPSRSARLEEIENLLANDDQELIGDFSKPHLLPTVEGKDPGLKYISPETLAAVLSGHFSSCIESSIVADCRYPYEYEGGHVKGAVNLPLQRDVEELLLEQPIVPLDASKRVIVIFHCEFSVERGPKMCKFLRERDRCCHEYPQLHYPELYVLKGGYREFFFQFPSHCEPRDYRPMRHAAFKEELRKFRGQRRLRERGRRALFSRGRDL is encoded by the exons ATGCCGGCGTTCGGGAGAGCTCTCAAAGA CAGGAAGCTCCTTCGGCAGAGGATGCACTCGTTGCCG CCGTGGCAGCGGGATGGCAGCCGTGTCCTGAAGGACATCTCGCAGCTGCAGGAGCGCAGGGACAGAGCGCGGCGGCGCCGGAGGGAGCCCGAGGATGAG GAGGGCTTTGTCGCCAAGAAGCTGCAGAGGCCGGGCCAGTGGAGCCATGGGACCGCCAGGAGGGAGCCCCTTGCCAAGAGCCCCTGGGCCGCATCAGAGCTGCTG tctccccagctgctgccctggcagaaCGATGCCACCGTGCCCCAGGAGAAGGAGAGCCTGGTGACCACGCCAGTgatgaggaaggaggaggcaaAGCTG CGTCCGGGGAAGCGCAGCCAATGCCGGCAGCTGTCCCGCTCGCCCTCGGAGCCgggcagtgtccccaggcccGTCCTGAAGCGGGGACAGCTCTCGGACAGCGACAGCCCTGTCGAGGCCAAGCGGCAGAGGAGGGTGGCCGGCAGCCCTGGCCAGGAGGCGTCGGTGGAGCCg GGAGCGTGGCTGGAGCCTTCCCGGTCCGCCCGGCTTGAGGAGATCGAGAACCTGCTGGCCAACGATGACCAGGAGCTCATCGGGGACTTCTCCAAG CCTCATCTCCTGCCGACGGTGGAGGGCAAGGACCCGGGCCTGAAGTACATCTCCCCTGAGACG CTGGCGGCGGTGCTGTCGGGGCACTTCAGCAGCTGCATCGAGAGCAGCATCGTCGCGGACTGCCGCTATCCCTACGAGTACGAGGGCGGCCACGTCAAG GGCGCTGTCAACCTGCCGCTGCAGCGGGACGTGGAGGaattgctgctggagcagcccatcGTGCCCCTGGACGCCAGCAAGAGGGTGATCGTCATCTTCCACTGCGAGTTCTCTGTTGAGCGGGGGCCCAAAAT GTGCAAGTTCCTGCGGGAGAGGGATCGCTGCTGCCACGAGTACCCCCAGCTGCACTACCCCGAGCTGTACGTGCTGAAGGGCGGCTACCGGGAGTTCTTCTTTCAGTTCCCG AGCCACTGCGAGCCCCGGGACTATCGGCCCATGCGGCACGCCGCGTTCAAGGAGGAGCTGCGCAAGTTCCGCGGGCAGAGGCGGCTCCGCGAGCGCGGCCGGCGGGCGCTCTTCAGCCGCGGGCGGGACCTGTGA